Proteins encoded by one window of Desulfomonilia bacterium:
- a CDS encoding galactosyldiacylglycerol synthase, whose protein sequence is MIKLYNKDNNSFIGTITEEDLLLLEKVLVEESETDTDYFINPDTIDLIEDSNASPELISLLRSAVGQSDGIEISWKKR, encoded by the coding sequence ATGATCAAACTTTATAATAAGGACAACAACTCCTTCATTGGAACAATTACAGAAGAAGACCTTCTGCTGCTTGAAAAAGTTCTTGTTGAAGAATCCGAGACCGATACCGACTATTTTATAAATCCCGACACGATTGACCTGATTGAAGACAGCAATGCAAGTCCCGAACTCATATCTCTTCTGAGATCGGCGGTCGGACAAAGCGATGGAATAGAGATTTCATGGAAAAAGAGATAG
- a CDS encoding 4Fe-4S binding protein, whose product MEKEIVADETYKKLACVLDTLPNGFPETKSGVEIKLLKKIFTPEQAGLFCELRLTMETAAEIASRTGRDLSQTSELLETMRRDGQVFSINFEDTRWYKMMPWVFGIFEFQLHRLDKEMAELADEFEEYSKQFFSIRPQLMQVLPVEEDIPSIQTALPWERVSSIIEHGQSFRIMDCICKKKKSLLGKPCDRTVRVCMAIAPVPGIFENDEQGRVISREEAYSILKKSEEEALVHLTANTQFGQFYICNCCSCCCGILGSIERYGIPASSVVNSQYYAEIDQGTCTGCGICASERCQVRAIEEGDSFKVIRDRCIGCGLCISTCPSFAIKLVRKPEVEISIPPITENEWFEERGKNRGVDFSRFK is encoded by the coding sequence ATGGAAAAAGAGATAGTAGCCGACGAAACTTATAAGAAACTCGCATGCGTTCTGGATACGCTTCCCAACGGTTTTCCGGAAACCAAGAGCGGTGTTGAGATAAAACTGCTCAAAAAGATATTCACGCCTGAACAGGCAGGACTATTCTGCGAACTGAGGCTTACCATGGAGACGGCAGCTGAGATCGCCTCGCGTACAGGCCGAGACCTCTCGCAGACAAGCGAACTTCTTGAAACCATGAGGCGGGATGGCCAGGTCTTTTCAATTAATTTCGAAGACACAAGGTGGTACAAAATGATGCCCTGGGTCTTCGGTATCTTTGAATTCCAGCTGCACCGCCTTGATAAAGAGATGGCCGAGCTTGCGGATGAGTTCGAGGAATATTCGAAACAGTTCTTCTCAATAAGACCTCAGCTTATGCAGGTGCTTCCCGTAGAAGAAGATATCCCGTCTATACAGACTGCTCTTCCCTGGGAAAGGGTCTCCTCGATTATAGAACACGGCCAGTCATTCAGGATTATGGACTGCATCTGCAAAAAGAAGAAGTCGCTTCTGGGCAAGCCCTGCGACAGGACTGTCAGGGTATGCATGGCGATTGCACCGGTTCCCGGCATTTTTGAGAACGACGAGCAGGGAAGGGTAATCTCTCGTGAAGAGGCATATTCAATCTTGAAGAAATCAGAAGAGGAGGCGCTTGTCCACCTGACCGCCAACACACAGTTCGGACAGTTTTACATCTGCAACTGCTGTTCATGCTGCTGCGGAATTTTAGGTTCGATTGAGAGATACGGCATCCCGGCTTCATCCGTTGTCAATTCCCAGTATTATGCCGAGATTGACCAGGGCACCTGCACAGGGTGCGGCATTTGCGCTTCAGAGCGCTGTCAGGTGAGGGCTATTGAAGAAGGTGATTCCTTCAAGGTTATCAGGGACCGTTGCATCGGCTGCGGGCTTTGCATATCGACCTGTCCATCATTTGCAATAAAGCTTGTAAGAAAACCCGAAGTGGAAATAAGCATACCGCCCATTACTGAAAATGAATGGTTTGAAGAGCGCGGCAAAAACCGCGGGGTTGATTTCAGCAGATTTAAATAA
- a CDS encoding aldehyde ferredoxin oxidoreductase family protein translates to MPNGYMGRILWVDLSSGTFTEEAPPEEIYRKHLGGYGLGAYYIYSRMKAGCDPLGPDNILGFCPGLFTGTPAPFTGRYMVCGKSPLTGGWGDANSGGHFGPVIKQAGYDAIFFTGASDKPVYLLINNDKKELCDASDIWGKDVVEAEESLISKHGNGFKVAVIGKGGENKVLFSGIVCDRGRIAARSGLGAVMGSKNLKALCIRGSARRDYADRKKAVELSREYNQMLKFTMTNPVIGMMMAVADNFTFFMRLFRIGFDIAGKFQAFAPLLFRYFLHRWGTPFATVISHETGDTPIKNYAGDVKDFKKKISRKLNKNASLPYRTKAYGCFGCPVQCGAILTVPQLHYHEKETHRPEYETIAAFGGLILNSDFKVIMEINEYLNREGVDSISAGGVVAYTIECVEKGLLAKEDFRCRDFPEGFLPGWGKAETILPLLRLIVNREGIGDLLANGSKAASKIIAGSEEFAVTSGGQELPMHDARKMPGLMLTYAADPTPGRHTAGGVDFILMGSANRFAKGIKFKTGKDPEAKGEGQARAVKFKQAFNSLGFCEFSVWCGMYPLWEMFSAITGWDITPEELLETGWRIQTLRQLFNDREGALKIDVNMRALGIPPRKDGVHKNVTIDIIPFIKAYYRHIGFDEDGKPDKRTIEKLGLI, encoded by the coding sequence ATGCCGAACGGTTACATGGGCAGGATTCTCTGGGTGGATCTATCGTCCGGGACTTTTACCGAGGAAGCGCCGCCCGAGGAAATCTACAGAAAACATCTTGGCGGTTACGGGCTGGGCGCATACTACATCTATTCCAGAATGAAAGCGGGCTGCGACCCTCTCGGTCCCGATAATATCCTTGGTTTTTGCCCCGGGCTTTTCACAGGCACCCCGGCTCCTTTCACCGGCCGTTACATGGTCTGCGGCAAGAGTCCGCTGACCGGAGGATGGGGAGATGCAAATTCAGGCGGACATTTCGGACCGGTCATTAAACAGGCAGGCTATGACGCCATATTTTTTACAGGGGCATCCGATAAGCCGGTCTATCTGTTGATAAATAATGATAAAAAAGAACTTTGCGATGCTTCGGACATCTGGGGAAAAGATGTTGTTGAAGCCGAGGAAAGCCTTATTTCAAAACACGGAAATGGATTTAAGGTTGCTGTAATAGGTAAAGGCGGAGAAAATAAAGTTCTTTTTTCCGGCATTGTCTGTGACAGGGGCAGGATAGCGGCCAGAAGCGGGCTCGGGGCTGTGATGGGCAGCAAAAATCTCAAGGCGCTGTGCATAAGGGGCTCGGCCAGAAGAGATTATGCAGACAGAAAAAAGGCTGTAGAGCTTTCCAGGGAATACAATCAGATGCTGAAATTCACCATGACGAATCCTGTTATCGGAATGATGATGGCAGTCGCGGACAATTTCACATTTTTCATGAGACTTTTCAGGATCGGTTTTGATATTGCAGGCAAATTCCAGGCATTTGCACCTCTTCTGTTCAGATATTTCCTGCACAGATGGGGGACGCCCTTTGCGACCGTTATAAGCCATGAAACCGGGGATACCCCCATCAAAAATTATGCAGGTGATGTAAAAGATTTCAAAAAAAAGATTTCAAGGAAATTGAATAAGAATGCAAGCCTGCCGTACAGGACAAAGGCATATGGATGCTTCGGGTGCCCTGTTCAGTGCGGTGCCATATTAACCGTGCCTCAACTGCACTACCATGAAAAGGAGACGCACAGACCTGAATATGAAACAATAGCGGCATTCGGCGGACTTATACTTAACAGTGACTTTAAAGTAATTATGGAAATCAACGAATACCTGAACCGTGAGGGAGTAGATTCCATATCAGCCGGAGGTGTTGTTGCATACACAATTGAATGTGTGGAAAAAGGGCTGCTTGCAAAAGAGGATTTCAGGTGCAGAGATTTCCCGGAAGGGTTCCTTCCCGGATGGGGAAAAGCAGAGACTATACTTCCGCTGCTCAGGCTCATTGTCAACAGGGAAGGTATCGGTGACCTGCTTGCAAATGGTTCAAAGGCCGCGTCAAAGATAATAGCCGGCTCCGAAGAATTTGCAGTTACCTCAGGGGGCCAGGAGTTGCCCATGCACGATGCACGCAAGATGCCCGGACTGATGCTGACCTATGCGGCTGACCCGACCCCGGGCCGTCATACTGCAGGTGGCGTGGATTTTATTCTGATGGGTTCAGCAAACCGGTTTGCAAAGGGCATAAAATTCAAGACGGGAAAAGATCCGGAAGCAAAAGGTGAAGGCCAGGCCCGGGCGGTGAAATTCAAACAGGCATTCAACTCTCTGGGATTCTGTGAATTCAGCGTATGGTGCGGCATGTATCCATTATGGGAAATGTTCAGCGCGATAACCGGCTGGGATATCACGCCCGAAGAGCTTCTTGAAACAGGCTGGCGCATTCAGACGCTGCGTCAGCTGTTCAATGACCGCGAAGGCGCTTTGAAAATAGATGTCAATATGCGCGCATTGGGCATCCCGCCCAGAAAAGACGGCGTGCACAAAAACGTCACAATCGATATTATTCCATTCATTAAAGCCTACTACAGGCATATAGGCTTTGATGAAGACGGCAAACCGGATAAAAGAACCATTGAAAAACTGGGGCTTATCTAA
- a CDS encoding DUF1302 family protein, translated as MKKLRIMFLMFILVLLVQAQAYAFWTDESGNYKMIGKAKSQATWRTEDTPVNNPIPIEKGDLISQRNLLLAEFSGDFGDLGKGFKSKCFLQGRVFYDGAYDYGAKILTTDGDYYDVNNPDRNYNQKWKEATGDYEHQRRYYTYDNRDQINHLKWDVDLYMAYVDFMKGGAFCRLGKQVMAWGEMSTLRILEGQNPLDTSSLAVDLLERRIPLWMARANYAFAYVGPFDSMSFEAYYVPGKIDNTYEEPMIDGSPILPSIGRDTVDDYKNPFSMASLKLNMNQVNSDIDSDRYGLKAGFVFHGLNLNLVYYRMYSDIPVAVINSDALQPVVIYDITQVNPKNPMGSILGGQLLEVDLTRDNVNVYGGSFNYQMEAINTVFRGEFAYFSQVPYMTPGKLSDMVDQFNPKITIYFDGQPHDVVWFLNTFYKKDLENIDKMILPFSTGEVEKYDVIKYGIGIDKFYNFSWLAPKKHIPVISDIIPSDDVMFKLEYVGSKILGWKKDHLLEPWYEPWDDDFDGQFDVVYYPEYSNTFILITRLSYLTANLAPQLVVMYELEPQSLVFIPSVAYTYRNWDFEINYFFSGANNYSGTLGMMDRRDEFSIMATYNF; from the coding sequence ATGAAAAAACTTAGAATAATGTTTTTGATGTTTATTCTTGTTCTGCTTGTCCAGGCTCAGGCTTATGCCTTCTGGACTGACGAATCAGGCAATTACAAGATGATAGGCAAGGCAAAGTCCCAGGCGACATGGCGCACGGAGGATACTCCTGTCAACAACCCTATTCCCATTGAAAAAGGCGACCTTATCAGCCAGAGGAATCTTCTGCTTGCTGAATTCAGCGGCGATTTCGGCGACCTTGGCAAAGGCTTCAAGTCGAAGTGTTTTCTCCAGGGCAGAGTTTTTTACGACGGAGCATATGATTACGGCGCAAAGATACTGACAACCGACGGTGATTATTATGACGTAAACAACCCTGACAGAAATTATAACCAGAAATGGAAAGAGGCAACTGGAGATTATGAGCACCAGAGGCGATATTACACCTATGACAACCGTGACCAGATCAATCACCTGAAATGGGATGTTGATCTGTACATGGCATATGTCGATTTTATGAAAGGCGGGGCATTCTGCCGGCTGGGGAAGCAGGTTATGGCATGGGGCGAGATGAGTACGCTCAGAATTCTTGAGGGACAAAACCCTCTCGACACATCATCGCTTGCAGTCGACCTTCTTGAAAGGCGCATACCGCTCTGGATGGCCCGCGCCAATTATGCGTTTGCCTATGTGGGTCCCTTCGATTCGATGTCCTTCGAAGCGTATTATGTACCCGGAAAGATTGACAATACCTATGAGGAACCCATGATTGACGGTTCTCCGATTCTGCCCAGTATCGGCAGAGATACTGTGGATGATTATAAAAATCCTTTTTCAATGGCATCGCTCAAGCTCAATATGAACCAGGTGAACAGCGACATTGATTCCGACAGATACGGTCTTAAGGCCGGCTTTGTATTTCATGGGCTTAATCTGAATCTGGTATATTACAGAATGTATTCTGATATTCCGGTTGCTGTTATCAATTCGGATGCCCTCCAGCCCGTTGTCATCTATGATATAACACAGGTGAATCCCAAGAACCCCATGGGTTCGATACTTGGAGGACAACTGCTTGAAGTGGATCTTACACGTGATAATGTCAACGTTTATGGAGGCAGCTTCAACTACCAGATGGAAGCAATAAACACCGTATTCAGAGGCGAGTTCGCATATTTTTCGCAGGTACCGTATATGACGCCGGGCAAGCTTTCGGATATGGTGGACCAGTTCAACCCCAAAATAACAATATACTTTGATGGACAGCCTCACGACGTGGTATGGTTTCTAAACACATTCTACAAAAAAGACCTTGAAAACATAGATAAAATGATTCTGCCGTTTTCCACAGGCGAAGTAGAAAAATACGATGTGATAAAATACGGTATCGGAATAGACAAGTTCTACAATTTCTCATGGCTTGCACCGAAAAAACATATCCCTGTCATTTCTGATATCATTCCCAGTGATGATGTGATGTTCAAACTCGAATATGTCGGCAGCAAGATACTCGGATGGAAAAAAGACCATCTGCTTGAACCGTGGTACGAACCATGGGATGATGACTTCGACGGTCAGTTTGATGTTGTTTATTATCCGGAATATTCGAACACTTTTATATTAATTACAAGGCTTTCGTACCTGACCGCAAACCTTGCACCGCAGCTTGTCGTGATGTATGAACTTGAACCGCAGTCTCTGGTTTTCATACCGTCTGTTGCATATACTTACAGGAACTGGGATTTTGAAATCAATTATTTTTTCTCAGGGGCAAACAATTATTCAGGCACTCTCGGCATGATGGACAGGAGGGATGAATTTAGCATTATGGCTACCTACAACTTCTAA
- a CDS encoding YCF48-related protein has product MKKAGNILIVLIAVAVAVSIAVLLARPHQKTAVIVRNQIESNLFAGAVLTETDMLVVGDLGKAYLSADAGKTWHEIQTPTRAALLDLSMSDDKSGWAVGQSGVILHTTDGGKTWTAQRSGVEVSLLGIHALDALNACATGADSTVIITQDGGATWIKASRPGEEQAKEGQPPAAGFNLFGVKMIDADTICVAGYMGRIFLTKDAGKSWAEIKSPLYDSENQVGRTIFTLAGGAGGGLAAAGVDMAILLSEDNALTWAETDTVVHEPEIFGIDLEGRTGLAVGSAGTVIVSSDAGATWKKIGIPEILKRAWLSGVDLRRTPSGTKGLITGQYGITGVYENGNVSWQIPVIPEVQ; this is encoded by the coding sequence ATGAAGAAAGCGGGAAATATACTTATCGTGCTGATTGCGGTTGCTGTAGCCGTTTCTATTGCAGTCTTACTGGCAAGGCCGCATCAGAAAACGGCCGTGATTGTGAGAAATCAGATTGAATCAAACCTGTTTGCGGGTGCCGTGCTGACTGAAACAGACATGCTTGTCGTTGGAGATCTCGGAAAAGCATATCTGAGTGCAGATGCGGGAAAAACCTGGCATGAAATTCAGACGCCGACAAGGGCTGCTCTTCTTGATCTGAGCATGAGCGATGATAAAAGCGGATGGGCTGTTGGCCAGTCAGGGGTAATACTGCACACGACAGACGGAGGGAAAACCTGGACGGCCCAGAGGTCGGGAGTTGAAGTTTCCCTGCTCGGAATACATGCCCTTGACGCATTAAATGCATGTGCAACGGGCGCTGACTCGACCGTGATTATTACTCAGGACGGCGGCGCAACATGGATCAAGGCATCCCGTCCGGGAGAAGAACAGGCAAAGGAAGGACAGCCCCCGGCTGCGGGATTCAACCTCTTCGGGGTTAAAATGATCGATGCAGACACGATCTGTGTTGCAGGCTACATGGGAAGGATTTTTCTGACAAAAGATGCAGGGAAGTCGTGGGCTGAAATAAAGTCACCATTGTATGATTCTGAAAATCAGGTCGGCAGGACAATATTTACATTGGCCGGTGGAGCAGGAGGGGGGCTTGCCGCGGCCGGAGTCGATATGGCGATTTTATTGTCTGAAGACAATGCCCTGACCTGGGCTGAAACTGACACCGTAGTACATGAGCCTGAAATATTCGGCATAGACCTTGAAGGCCGGACCGGTCTTGCCGTGGGTTCAGCCGGAACAGTTATTGTCTCATCAGATGCAGGCGCGACATGGAAAAAGATTGGTATTCCGGAAATTTTGAAACGGGCCTGGCTGTCGGGAGTGGATCTCAGACGTACCCCTTCAGGCACAAAAGGCCTCATTACAGGCCAGTACGGAATAACAGGTGTTTATGAAAACGGGAATGTCTCATGGCAGATCCCTGTGATCCCGGAGGTTCAGTGA
- a CDS encoding NAD(P)-dependent oxidoreductase has product MSYIMGLDLGGGSGRAVIVNSETGKSYSASVAWTHPSMPGSMGFEYDLDTADIWNKMALACRRAMKKAGIKPTEVTGIATTSMRHGIVVIDDEGNPLMASPAVDARAAMESITLVVERGRELYEITGRWPCPVFAACRLKWMQANMPDAFLKASAYLSVADWIGFKLTGNAVIEASLAAESMAYDINKRQWSKPLIDSYGLPFSIFPKVVNSGEVIGTLGETAAQHLGLTAGIPVSAGGSDTQCGLLGSGVTVPGQLGIIAGTTVPLMMISEKPLIDPENKLWTGLGLLPGQYVLESNSGPMGTTLELFAGIMAPDRDNAAEVMMAEAAQAAPGSNGLVSTLGAQVFNGSDLGVPMGNLSVSYMSLLKGSGRSDTARSIVEGMAFALRANIESITRVSGNPPKEIRVTGGLTQSGIFTQMLSDVMNTAIGVANPQATCLGATIAAGVGAGVYKSLEEGASKLGRVIREHAPSGSSAKYQGLYQGWTGLLAPAKQLDSVTGGIVLNAIMGTAETSEARTDLSFRPRIFVSAEIDEESLEALKALGSVEYASYREARRLLTGDDLVKALAGVNIFITEVDVVDAKSLAKLPDLRMIVVCRADPVNIDIKAATEFGIPVVNTPGRNALAVADLTTAYILNLARKIIPADAFIREPGGEAGDMGRMGMAHDAFQGRELAGLTIGLVGLGAVGKETAKRLKSFGATLLAYDPYVSAEKAVVAGAKKVELDELISSSDVVSLHAPVTDGTRSIINAEVLSKMKDGACLVNTARAALVDYDALLDALKAGKLAGAALDVFNVEPPAADDPLVNMPNVIATPHIGGNTVEVAVHQGRSAVNAVTTLLKGGRPQCLLNPEALNEFCWTEKSKKPAAEVLEKLIKKPGASVTDLEAGGKRQKQAVSSCKADISAADEAIREHMLKIITSFTSLIEADAEIKNFAADKDVVMLFILTDLGLPFYMLFREGEVKAEAVEPAEADVVLKMKADILDGMFTGRVSGMDAAMSGKLSFSGDTAKAMTFQQIQKDMMRLYQEARTEIGDPGDLTKIGKTNEPKPASAIQGAVIGAPAIIKVGDIRDDLLKVTNELYALGLITATGGNLSVRIPGKPDELWITPSHIFKGDLQPDMMVRIDINGKTLDDCGYPASSERHMHAAIYRFRPEVNAVIHSHPPMATILDMTGTPFRPINTEAAFIPDLPVVPFIMPGSKELADAVGAAIGAGSAVVLRNHGLIVAGPSLRRAADTTEVIETTSKTLLACRSLGITPPEVPVEVVEKIRSLSDMMA; this is encoded by the coding sequence GCAACTACATCAATGCGCCATGGCATAGTGGTGATTGACGATGAGGGCAACCCCCTGATGGCATCGCCGGCAGTGGACGCCCGTGCGGCAATGGAATCGATCACCCTTGTTGTCGAGCGGGGCAGGGAACTTTATGAAATTACCGGTCGATGGCCATGCCCTGTTTTTGCCGCATGCAGGCTCAAGTGGATGCAAGCCAATATGCCGGATGCCTTTTTAAAGGCATCAGCCTATCTCTCAGTGGCTGACTGGATAGGTTTCAAACTTACAGGCAATGCAGTGATCGAGGCCTCTCTGGCCGCCGAGTCAATGGCATATGACATCAATAAAAGACAATGGTCCAAGCCCCTTATAGATTCCTACGGCCTGCCATTCTCGATATTCCCGAAGGTTGTAAACAGCGGGGAGGTTATCGGCACTCTTGGAGAAACGGCCGCGCAGCATCTGGGACTTACTGCAGGAATACCAGTCTCAGCAGGCGGCAGCGATACACAGTGCGGGCTTTTGGGCTCGGGGGTGACAGTCCCAGGGCAGCTCGGAATAATAGCTGGCACAACCGTTCCTCTCATGATGATATCGGAAAAACCTCTCATCGACCCGGAAAACAAGCTGTGGACAGGACTGGGCCTTTTGCCCGGCCAGTATGTGCTTGAAAGCAACTCGGGGCCAATGGGGACAACGCTCGAACTTTTTGCCGGGATAATGGCCCCCGACAGAGACAACGCCGCAGAAGTCATGATGGCGGAGGCCGCGCAGGCGGCTCCGGGCTCCAATGGCCTTGTTTCGACTCTGGGCGCACAGGTCTTCAACGGCAGTGACCTCGGAGTGCCGATGGGCAATCTGTCAGTCTCGTACATGAGCCTGCTCAAGGGTTCGGGAAGGTCTGATACGGCGCGTTCAATAGTGGAAGGTATGGCCTTTGCGTTGAGGGCGAACATCGAATCGATAACCCGCGTGTCTGGAAATCCGCCGAAGGAAATACGGGTGACCGGAGGACTGACGCAATCAGGGATATTCACGCAGATGCTCTCGGATGTCATGAATACGGCCATAGGTGTGGCGAACCCTCAGGCGACATGCCTCGGCGCTACTATCGCAGCAGGTGTCGGGGCCGGCGTTTACAAAAGCCTCGAAGAAGGTGCTTCAAAACTGGGCAGAGTCATCCGTGAGCATGCTCCCTCGGGCAGTTCGGCGAAATACCAGGGGCTCTATCAGGGCTGGACAGGCCTGCTGGCGCCTGCAAAGCAGCTGGACAGCGTTACAGGCGGGATCGTGCTCAATGCGATAATGGGCACGGCAGAGACGAGCGAGGCCAGGACAGACCTCTCGTTCAGGCCCAGGATTTTTGTCTCCGCGGAAATCGATGAGGAGTCGCTGGAGGCACTGAAAGCTTTAGGTTCCGTTGAATATGCAAGCTACCGGGAGGCAAGAAGACTGCTTACTGGCGATGACCTTGTCAAGGCGCTTGCAGGTGTGAATATATTCATAACCGAGGTCGACGTGGTCGACGCCAAATCGCTTGCAAAGCTGCCCGATTTAAGGATGATCGTGGTCTGCCGTGCTGATCCTGTTAATATCGACATAAAGGCCGCTACCGAATTCGGCATACCGGTGGTCAACACCCCCGGGCGAAATGCCCTGGCGGTAGCCGACCTTACGACGGCGTATATACTGAATCTTGCCAGGAAGATAATCCCTGCGGACGCCTTCATCCGTGAACCGGGTGGCGAAGCGGGGGACATGGGACGAATGGGCATGGCGCATGACGCATTCCAGGGCCGCGAACTTGCAGGGCTTACCATAGGTCTTGTCGGCCTTGGCGCAGTCGGGAAGGAGACTGCAAAAAGGCTGAAATCTTTCGGCGCCACGCTGCTTGCATATGACCCGTATGTCAGCGCTGAAAAGGCAGTTGTCGCCGGGGCGAAAAAGGTTGAGCTGGATGAGCTGATCTCATCAAGCGATGTCGTTAGCCTGCATGCTCCTGTCACGGATGGCACAAGGTCGATAATAAACGCTGAAGTTTTGAGTAAAATGAAAGACGGGGCCTGCCTTGTTAACACGGCAAGAGCCGCTCTCGTGGATTATGATGCGTTGCTTGATGCATTGAAAGCAGGAAAGCTGGCAGGGGCAGCACTCGATGTTTTTAATGTGGAGCCTCCTGCAGCCGACGACCCTCTTGTCAACATGCCCAATGTTATCGCCACTCCGCATATAGGAGGAAACACGGTCGAGGTGGCTGTCCATCAGGGGAGGAGCGCGGTTAATGCCGTAACAACTCTTTTGAAGGGCGGCAGACCGCAGTGTCTCCTTAACCCTGAAGCCCTGAACGAATTCTGCTGGACTGAAAAATCAAAGAAGCCGGCAGCGGAAGTGCTGGAAAAGCTCATCAAGAAACCTGGCGCCTCTGTTACCGACCTTGAGGCTGGCGGCAAGAGGCAGAAGCAGGCTGTTTCTTCATGTAAAGCCGATATTTCCGCGGCAGATGAAGCAATCAGGGAGCATATGCTCAAGATAATAACGTCATTCACTTCTCTGATCGAAGCGGATGCCGAGATCAAGAATTTTGCAGCAGATAAGGATGTAGTCATGCTCTTTATATTGACTGACCTTGGGCTGCCTTTCTACATGCTCTTCAGGGAAGGAGAGGTCAAGGCCGAGGCGGTTGAACCGGCAGAGGCCGATGTCGTGCTCAAGATGAAGGCCGACATACTCGATGGCATGTTCACCGGCAGGGTGAGCGGTATGGATGCGGCGATGAGCGGCAAGCTTTCATTCAGCGGCGACACCGCAAAGGCAATGACATTTCAGCAGATTCAAAAGGATATGATGAGGCTTTATCAGGAAGCAAGAACCGAGATCGGAGACCCCGGTGACCTGACAAAGATCGGCAAAACCAATGAACCAAAACCGGCTTCAGCGATACAGGGTGCCGTAATCGGTGCGCCTGCCATCATCAAGGTCGGCGATATCAGGGACGACCTCCTGAAAGTGACAAACGAACTTTATGCCTTAGGGCTGATCACTGCCACCGGCGGAAATCTGAGCGTCCGCATTCCGGGAAAACCGGATGAGCTCTGGATCACGCCTTCGCATATATTCAAAGGCGATCTCCAGCCGGATATGATGGTAAGGATAGATATCAACGGCAAGACTCTCGATGACTGCGGATATCCCGCGTCTTCGGAGCGACATATGCATGCGGCCATATACAGGTTCAGGCCCGAGGTTAATGCCGTGATCCATTCCCATCCGCCGATGGCTACCATCCTTGATATGACAGGCACACCTTTCAGGCCGATAAACACGGAGGCCGCATTTATTCCAGATCTTCCGGTCGTACCTTTCATCATGCCCGGTTCAAAGGAGCTTGCCGATGCAGTGGGAGCGGCAATAGGAGCCGGTTCCGCAGTAGTATTGAGAAACCACGGGCTGATAGTTGCCGGGCCGTCGCTAAGGCGTGCTGCCGATACGACCGAAGTGATAGAAACTACATCCAAAACGCTTCTGGCCTGTAGGTCTCTGGGCATAACACCACCCGAAGTCCCTGTGGAAGTTGTGGAAAAAATCAGAAGCCTTTCAGACATGATGGCATGA